The uncultured Sphaerochaeta sp. genome includes the window CTCAAGATTGAGAAAAAACCTTAAATGTTGGATTTCCAACATACTGATCTGATTGGTTTTTATACGATGTATGTACTATGAGACATAGAACGAATCAATAAAGGAGTTGTGATTGCGATGATTAAGAATTTCAAACCATCTGAAGTGATGAGTTTTGCAGACCAGGTTACCTATCAGGAAGGACAGGTCGTGAGCAAGACCCTTGCACAAGACAAACATCACAGCCTTACCCTTTTTGCTTTCGAGAAAGGGGAGGAGATCAGCACTCATGCAAGTAGCGGGGATGCTCTGGTCATTGCCCTTGACGGCGAAGGACTGGTGACCATTGATGGTCAGGAGTTCAAACTGGGAAAAGGGGATTCAATTCTGATGCCGAGTGATCTACCGCA containing:
- a CDS encoding cupin domain-containing protein; this translates as MIKNFKPSEVMSFADQVTYQEGQVVSKTLAQDKHHSLTLFAFEKGEEISTHASSGDALVIALDGEGLVTIDGQEFKLGKGDSILMPSDLPHAIYAPERFKMFLVVSF